One part of the Glycine max cultivar Williams 82 chromosome 14, Glycine_max_v4.0, whole genome shotgun sequence genome encodes these proteins:
- the LOC100802634 gene encoding uncharacterized protein, producing MARPPPSNRNNDLPNMEGQPTQTSVSNANINSGIGAIPDQTVGTISSTASTVMNQTGVTSPMTNMTLASSTTSASAFAPWNNPSLGNPSGSPFRPPQNPLYGMPTSLMAGLQNSQPNIENLNMSSPSGSVAGNQGRVIPQHLTNTSVLSLRQQMDESNHDMVNMLTQQIGTVINPLIQNTNDSYQMLTNQISRIADFFGAPPIQQPPIRQIQIQAPVQEIQMPNNPGMQMAQAPQPLARIEPPVQQVEPNPGIVLVNRNQNADEVIGNIQQNRFDRQNNLAQMVETILVQNGLNLGLHRPNFVSPLSEYVLQTELPRGVKIPKFTKFAGETNESTVEHIARYLVEAGDLANNENLRMKFFPNSLTKNAFTWFTTLPPHSIHNWNQLERIFHEQFYMGQSKISLKELASVRRKAPESIDDYLNRFRLLKARYTQYLRDMAQLADRVRQLERLKAEKARNSKFHKKEKVAYVETNDSDQEFDIIYEDIEDNEVDLAELKPGPPYVCQLLRPSNGKNPVEPKNDKFVSKTYTFDITKCDEIFDLLVTDGQIVVPKGLKVPPIEQQKKRGYCKFHNFLGHKTSRCVLFRDLVQKALDEGRLKFGEKPKVVQANAETSKAAETLYAEPQEIMMVETMELSHVQVQDISEEDYNEQMKVVYPQAEEDLIDFLNRCKLENKIVMLCPRCSAVCDREATEGLKKYQVVNKGAKQNQRFDKGKRVMVQSNTNQKSGRRNTFAPPGSVPVEKWMHQGLIRFNKGIMEVGGSSGTKQVGPQEANKYSYRNNYRGKNPMTRTQWRRFQRQKKLAQQNPQTGQYKEVSRRPVKERLLPPVDEDKMEDEDLLDSEPDFDVICVVSILPFEYDVQSEVTEIESEFDHFDMADPKPVCYYVMNNGCVEEQLAYFEKPDFQMKSHLKPLFIRAKVENVGINKVLIDGGAAVNLMPRSMLYKIGKHDTDLSAHNIVLSNYEGKTGYSLGAIQVDVAVGSIVRPTLFLVIQSKANFNLLLGREWIHGVGAVPSTLHQKLIIWREDGIVENIEADQSFYKSEVDNVTTQTFDKKLANIAPCGDKEAVVESSDNVIHSVKLHPTYGFIWEREEIDVVPSEDGVIPPTGWNMYED from the exons ATGGCTAGACCACCCCCAAGTAATCGAAACAATGACCTTCCAAATATGGAGGGGCAACCAACGCAGACATCTGTTAGTAATGCCAATATAAATTCTGGCATAGGAGCAATTCCTGACCAAACTGTTGGCACGATAAGTTCGACCGCTTCGACGGTTATGAATCAGACAGGGGTAACTTCTCCCATGACCAACATGACGTTGGCAAGTTCGACCACGTCAGCGTCTGCTTTTGCCCCATGGAATAACCCTAGTTTAGGGAATCCCAGTGGAAGTCCCTTTCGACCGCCTCAAAACCCTCTATATGGCATGCCTACATCTTTGATGGCAGGGTTGCAAAACTCTCAACCAAATATAGAGAATCTTAATATGTCCTCTCCATCAGGATCTGTAGCGggcaatcaaggtagggtaattccTCAGCATTTAACCAATACATCCGTTTTGTCACttagacaacaaatggatgaaagtaaccatgatatggttaacatgttaacacaacaaataggaaCTGTTATTAACCCcttaattcaaaatacaaatgaCAGTTACCAAATGTTAACAAATCAAATAAGTCGAATTGCTGACTTTTTTGGGGCACCGCCCATACAACAACCACCAATTCGACAGATCCAAATACAGGCGCCTGTCCAAGAGATACAGATGCCTAACAATCCAGGGATGCAAATGGCTCAAGCACCACAACCATTGGCACGCATAGAGCCACCAGTCCAACAGGTCGAACCAAACCCTGGTATAGTATTGGTAAATAGGAACCAAAATGCTGATGAAGTAATAGGGAATATTCAACAAAACCGTTTCGATAGGCAGAATAACCTGGCCCAAATGGTCGAAACGATTTTGGTGCAGAATGGTTTGAACTTAGGCTTACACAGGCCTAATTTTGTGTCTCCATTGTCTGAGTATGTGTTACAGACagaattaccaaggggtgtgaaAATCCCTAAGTTTACTAAGTTTGCAGGAGAGACAAATGAGTCCACTGTCGAACACATTGCTAGATATTTGGTCGAGGCAGGGGATTTggctaataatgaaaatttaagaatgaaatttttccCTAATTCCTTGACTAAAAATGCTTTTACATGGTTTACAACCCTTCCTCCTCATTCCATACATAATTGGAACCAATTGGAAAGGATTTTCCATGAGCAATTTTATATGGGACAGTCTAAGATCAGCCTTAAAGAGTTAGCCAGCGTTCGACGCAAGGCACCTGAATCAATTGATGATTATTTGAACAGATTCAGACTCTTAAAGGCAAGAT ATACCCAGTATTTAAGGGATATGGCTCAATTGGCTGATAGAGTTCGACAACTCGAACGATTGAAGGCTGAAAAGGCTAGAAATTCTAAATTCCACAAGAAGGAAAAGGTTGCATATGTCGAAACCAATGACAGTGACCAGGAGTTCGATATTATTTATGAAGATATCGAAGACAATGAGGTTGATTTAGCAGAATTAAAACCTGGACCTCCTTATGTTTGTCAACTCCTTAGACCTTCCAATGGAAAAAACCCTGTTGAacctaaaaatgataaatttgtgtctaaaacttatacatttgacataactaaatgtgatgaaatatttgatttattagtcACAGATGGCCAGATTGTTGTTCCTAAGGGCTTGAAAGTACCCCCAATCGAACAACAGAAGAAAAGgggttattgtaaatttcataatttccttGGCCATAAAACCTCACGTTGTGttcttttcagggatttggttcAAAAGGCTCTCGACGAAGGGAGGCTCAAATTTGGTGAGAAGCCAAAGGTTGTTCAGGCAAATGCTGAAACATCCAAAGCTGCTGAAACTCTCTATGCGGAGCCCCAAGAAATAATGATGGTCGAAACAATGGAGTTGTCCCATGTGCAAGTTCAGGACATATCTGAAGAGGATTACAACGAACAAATGAAGGTTGTGTATCCTCAGGCTGAGGAGGATTTAATTGATTTCTTGAACAGATGCAAACTCGAAAACAAGATTGTGATGCTCTGCCCTCGCTGCAGTGCAGTGTGTGATAGGGAGGCTACTGAGGGCCTCAAGAAATACCAAGTTGTTAACAAGGGGGCAAAGCAAAACCAACGTTTCGATAAAGGCAAAAGAGTTATGGTGCAGTCGAATACTAATCAGAAGTCTGGTCGAAGGAATACTTTCGCTCCTCCTGGTTCAGTTCCGGTCGAAAAATGGATGCACCAGGGACTCATAAGGTTCAACAAAGGGATCATGGAAGTAGGTGGTTCGAGTGGAACGAAGCAAGTTGGCCCACAAGAGGCTAATAAGTACTCTTATAGGAACAATTACAGAGGAAAGAATCCTATGACGAGGACCCAATGGCGTAGGTTCCAGCGTCAGAAGAAATTGGCCCAACAGAATCCGCAAACGGGCCAGTATAAAGAAGTATCTAGGAGGCCAGTAAAAGAGAGGCTCCTGCCTCCAGTGGATGAAGATAAGATGGAGGATGAGGATCTACTGGATTCTGAACCAGATTTTGATGTCATCTGTGTGGTATCTATCCTGCCATTTGAATATGATGTCCAATCCGAAGTTACTGAGATCGAAAGTGAGTTCGATCATTTTGATATGGCTGACCCAAAGCCAGTATGTTACTATGTTATGAACAATGGCTGTGTGGAAGAACAATTAGCTTATTTCGAAAAGCCAGATTTTCAGATGAAAAGTCATCTCAAACCTCTTTTCATCAGGGCAAAAGTTGAGAATGTTGGAATCAACAAAGTGCTCATTGATGGAGGAGCGGCTGTCAACTTAATGCCTCGATCTATGCTCTACAAGATCGGGAAACATGACACTGATCTATCTGCCCACAACATTGTGCTTTCGAATTATGAGGGTAAAACTGGCTATTCGTTGGGAGCCATTCAAGTAGATGTTGCTGTAGGCAGTATAGTTCGACCAACTCTATTCCTGGTGATACAGTCTAAGGCTAATTTTAACTtgctattaggaagggaatgGATTCATGGAGTTGGGGCTGTGCCATCTACCCTTCACCAGAAACTCATTATCTGGAGGGAGGATGGGATTGTTGAAAATATAGAGGCGGATCAAAGCTTCTATAAGTCGGAGGTCGATAATGTTACTACACAAACCTTTGACAAAAAGTTGGCTAACATAGCACCTTGTGGTGACAAGGAGGCTGTTGTCGAATCAAGTGACAATGTTATCCACTCTGTCAAACTCCATCCGACCTATGGGTTTATATGGGAGAGGGAGGAAATCGATGTTGTTCCCTCTGAAGATGGAGTCATTCCACCAACTGGGTGGAATATGTATGAAGATTAA